The region CACCAGTCGAAGAAGGCGATCGGCATGATGTGGTACGACGGCGGCTGGGGCTGGGGCGGCTGGATCTTCATGGCTATCTTCATAGTGCTGTTCTGGGCACTGGTGATCGCCGGTATCGTCGCGCTCGTCCGCTACCTCACGGGCAGCCATCACGGCCACCAGGTCGGCCTGCCCTCCTCCGGGAATTCCGGCTGGGGAGGCAGGCGAGCGGAGGACTTGCTTTCCGAGCGGTTCGCCCGCGGGGAGATCGAGGAGGACGAGTACAAACGCCGCCTTGCGCTGCTGCGGGAGCACCGGTGACCGCCAAGCGCCGCCGCAGGGTGTGGCTGACCGTCGCCGGGGCACTGGCAGCCCTGGTCCTGGGCCTTGCGACGACGGCAACGCTCGCCACCACAGGTGCCCTCCGCCACGCCGCTCCAGCGGGCTGGGCGACGTCGGGCGCACGGTGCAGCCCGCCCGCACTGTCAGGGCATCTGGCGGACGTGACCGTCGGCGACATGATGGGCGCAATGATGGGCGGTCCCCACGGTCACACCCCGAGCGCCGGCCCTGGCCAGCACGGCATGGGCATGATGTGGCTGCGCGCCACCCCGAGCACGGTCCCTGCCGGTACGGTGTCGCTGCGCGTGTTCAACGCTGGAGCCCTCACACATGAGGTCGTCGTGCTCCCGCTGCCGGCCGGCCAAGCCGTCGGAGAGCGGCCCATTGGTGCCAAGGGGCGCATCGCCGAAACCGGAAGCCTGGGCGAAGCCTCGCGCACCTGCGCCGCCGGGGAAGGCGACGGCATCACCTCCGGCGCCATGGCCTGGACCACACTGACGCTCCAGCCCGGCCGCTACGAGCTGGTGTGCAACCTCCGAGGCCACTACGCCGCCGGGATGTACTCCGAACTGAGCGTCACACGGTGACACTCAAGCCGTCGGGACCGTGTCCTGGCCTGCCCGGCGGGGTCCGGGCACGGCGGTGGGCAGCAGATCGAGCCCGTTGTCCGTGAGAAGCCTCGGTCTACGGCGCCATCAGCGCGGGCCCACCTTGCCAGGTGAGCGGCACCCGCCGGTGTCTGTACTGGGACGAACTCGCGCGCTCGTGACCTTTCGGCGGCGTGGCGCGGCCCTGTCTGCCGGCATGTCGGATGGCTGCTGCTGTACCTGGCGGGCAACGGGCGAGGCGGGTGGGCGATAGCTTTCGGGCAACTTGGCGGTCGGTGCGGACTCGTGGAAGCCGGAGCGGGATATCTGCAGGTCAGGCGTCTACGCGTTCACGGTTCCCGTGTGGTGTTCCCGTGGGAACATGACGGCGGGCTGAAACGGCTTGATGCGGGCCGGAACGGGTCGATACGGGCCGAAGCGGTGGACGTTTGTGCAGGTCGGCGGATAACCGCAGGTCAGGGCGTCGAATGGGGCCCAGTGCAGCGGGGTTCCCAGTGATGCCGGTGAGGAAGCTGAACCGGTTCAATCGCGCACGCTAAGGCAACCCGCCGAGCGGCCGGGCTACGCTTCCCGGCCGTTCTGCACGGGGCTGCTGCGGGGTGGCCAAGGGGCGGCCACGCAGCAACCATGGAGGCGGCTACGGGGCGGTTATGGGATCGCCCACGGGACCGTTGACACACCTCAGCGGGCGAATCTACGGTTGCCGGAACGTTCCGGCACCCCTTGAGCCGGTCCCCCGCGCGCGTGCGGCGTGCCGAACGGAAGCGAGCGACCCCATGGGTATCCCGTCCGCCGACTGGCTGGTGCGGCCGATCGGTCCTGTCGACGAGGCCGAGGTGTCGGCGGTGCTCGCGGAGCGCTTCGGAGTGACGGGAACCGTCCACGACCTGGGCAGTCAGCAGGACCGCAACTACCGCGTGCGTACGGAGACGGGGGACTACGTCCTCAAGATCGCCAACCCCGCCTCGGACCCGGCCGCGCTGCGCGCCCAGTGCGCAGCCGTGGAACGCCTGTCCGACGCGATGTCCGGGCTGAGGCTGCCGCGAGCCCACGCCGGCGTCGACGGCGAGGTGGTGCAGCGGCTCGGCGCGGGCGGCGTGGATCTCGTATGCCGTCTGCTGGACTACGTGCCCGGTGAGCCGATCATGGACAGCCGCTATCTCGCACCACCGGTCGTGGCCAGGCTCGGCGAACTCGCCGGACGGGTCGTGGCCGGGCTCGCCGACTTCGCGGGCGTGGAGCAGGAACGGCCCCTGCTGTGGGATCTGCGCAACGCGCTCACCGTCGTCGAGACGCTCGCTCCCCACCTGCCCGACCAGGAACGGGCCGCTCGGGTACTGCGGGCGTCCCGGGCCGCGCACACCCTGCTGGAGCCGTTCGTGGACCGCCTGCCGGTACAGGTGATCCATGGTGACGTCACCGACAACAACGTGGTCTGCGAACCGGCTCCGGACGGCCGCCGGATGCCGGTCGGCGTGATCGACTTCGGTGACCTCGGCCTCGGCTGGACGGTGGCCGAACTGGCGGTCACCTGCGCCTCCGTGCTCCATCATCACGGGGCCGGACCGGCATCCGTGCTGCCCGCCGTGCACGCCTTCCACATGGTGCGACCTCTCGCGAACGAGGAAGTGGACGCGCTGTGGCCGCTGGTCGTGCTGCGGACCTCCGTCATGGTGGTGAGCGGCCAGTACGACACTCTGTTGGACCCCGGCAACAGTTACGCCTCGGTGGCGCTGGACCGCGAGTGGGCGATGTTCGATGCCGCGGTGTCCGTCCCGGCCGAGGTGATGACGGCCCAGCTGCGGCACGCCCTCGGCCGCCCGTCGGCGCAGCTCCTGCCGGTGGCCGAACATACGCTGCTGCCCGGTCTGCCGGACGACGTGGCGAGCCTCGACCTGTCCGTGTCGAGCGAGGAGCTGCACACGGGACGCTGGCTGGCGCCCGACGCCGAAACCGCCCTGGCCCGGGCCGCCCTGACGGCGGGCCACAAGGCGGTACGAACCCGGCACGGCGAGTTCCGGCTGACCCGCACCACCGTCGACGACTCCGTCCCCGCCGCGACCTGCGCACTCGGCGTGGAGCTCCACCTCGCCGGTCCGGCGGAGATACGGGCACCCTGGGCGGGCACGGTCACCCGGCACGGCGACACCGGCGTGACGCTGCACACCGGAGGCCTGGACCTGCTGCTGGACGGCGTCGACGCGGAGGTCCAGCCGGGTCCCGTCGTCTCCGGGCAGCAGCTCGGGACGGTGGCCGCCCACGGGGGCGTACGGGTGCTGGGCGTCCAGCTCTTCCGGCCGTGCGCCACCGGGGGCCGACCGCCACGGTTCGCGCCGCCGGAACTGGCCGCCGGATGGCTGGAGGTGTGCCCCGACCCGACCCGCCTCTTCCTCGCCCCTGACGCCCCTGACGCCCCTGACGCGCCTGACGCGCCGTCCTCCGCTCCCGACGGTGTTCCGTTCTCCGCCCGCGACGCCCAACAGGCCGTCACAGAAGCGGAGTTGCTGGAGCGGCGTGAGCACTCCTTCGCCACCGTCCAGGAGCACTACTTCGAGACGCCGCCCCAGATCGAACGCGGCTGGCGGCACCACCTGGTGGACACCCGGGGCCGCGGCTACCTCGACATGCTGAACAACGTGACCATCCTCGGCCACGGCCACCCCGGGCTCGGCGAAGCCGTGCACCGGCAGTGGCAGCGGCTGAACACCAACTCCCGTTTCCACTACGCCTCGGTGGTCGAGCTCTCCGAGCGACTCACCGGACTCCTTCCGGCCGAGCTGGACACCGTGTTCCTGGTCAACAGCGGTTCCGAGGCCGTGGACCTCGCGCTCCGGCTCGCCTGGGCGGCGACCGGACGACAGGACGTGGTCGCGGTGGAGGAGGCGTACCACGGCTGGACCTACGCGAGCGACGCGGTGTCGACCTCGATCGCCGACAACCCGAACGCGCTCGCCTCACGGCCGCCGTGGGTGCACACCGTCGCGGCACCCAACTCCTACCGGGGCCGCCACCGGGGACCGCAGTCGCGGCGGTACGCTCCCGAAGCCGCCGCCAGGATCCGCGAACTGGCCGTCCAGGGGCGCCCCTTGGCCGCCTTCGTGTGCGAGCCGTACTACGGCAACGCGGGCGGCATGGCCCTCCCCGACGGATATCTCCGGCAGGTGTACGAGGCCACCCGCGACGTCGGCGGGCTGTGCGTCGCCGACGAGGTCCAGGTCGGTTACGGCCGGCTCGGCTCGCACTTCTGGGGATTCGAACAGCAGGGCGTGGTGCCGGACATCGTCACCGTCGCCAAGGCGATGGGCAACGGGCATCCGCTGGGCGCGGTGATCACCCGACGCGAGATCGCCGACGCCTACCGTACGCAGGGCTACTTCTTCTCCTCAGCGGGCGGTAGCCCGGTCAGTTCGGTGGTCGGGCTCACCGTCCTGGACGCACTGCGCGACGAGGACCTTCAGACCAACGCCCGTGAGATCGGCGCCCACCTGAAGGACCGGCTCCTCGAACTGGCCGAGCGGCACGCACTGATCGGCGCGGTGCACGGCTCGGGGCTGTATCTGGGCGTCGAGTTCGTCCGGGACCGCGAGAGCCTGGAACCGGCGACCGAGGAGACGGCCGCGATCTGCGACCGGCTGCGGGAACTCGGGGTGATCGTCCAGCCGACCTCGGACCGGCAGTGCGTGCTGAAGATCAAGCCGCCGCTGTGTCTGACCCGGCGGAGCGCCGACGTGTTCGCCGACGCGCTGGACGACGTACTGACGCACGGCTGGTGACACGGGAGATGCCGACCCCCGGATCCGCGGCCGTGCCGGCGCCACGCCCCGGCACCCCGGCCACGATCGCCGACGTGGCACGGGCGGCCGCGGTCTCCAAGACCACGGCCTCGGACGCCCTGCGCGGTCACGGCCGGGTGTCGGGACCGACCCGGGATGCCGTGCTGGAGGCGGCCCGGCGGCTGGGCTACGCGCCCAACCGCAGCGCCCGCAGCCTGCGCACCTCCGTCACGGACACCGTCGCGCTCTACTTCCCGGAGTTCCTGACCAGCGCCGAGTACTCCATGGCGTTCGTGTTCGGAGTGGTCGAGCGTGCCGCGGGCGCGGGCCTGAACGTCACCCTGCTGTCCTCCGGCCATCTGCCGCAGCACGGCACGGCGCCACCCCAGGTGGACGGGCTGGTGCTGTGCGACCCGGCCCCCGAGGACCCGGTGGTCCGGCACCTGATGAACACCGGGCTGCCGGTCGTGACGGCCGAGCGGTACGCCGGTGATGAGCAGCCGACCGGGGTGGTCCGATCCGACCACGAGGCGTCTATGACCGAACTGCTGGACCATCTGCGCGACTCCGGTGCCCGGCGGCCCGCGCTCATCGCCTCCGAGGCCACCTCCGACTGGTCCCTCACCCTCCAACGGACCCACGCCCGTTGGTGCGCCGATCACGGCGTACCCCTCGTCCTGCGCAAGGCGCCCGTCGGTGCCACCCCCGAGGTACTGCGAGGTATCGCGCGGGACCTGCTCGCCCAGGAACCCGGGACCGACGCTGTCGTGTGCGCTCCCGACGGCGCCGCCGCGGCCGTACTGCCCGAACTGCGCGCGGCGGGCCGCACGGTGGGCGGGGATCTGCTGCTGGCGTCCTGCGTGGACTGCTCGGCGATGCGGACGGCGGAGCCGGCGATCACCGCGATCGACCTGCGTCCCCGCTCGATGGGAGCCGAATGCGCCCGCCTGCTCTGCGAGATCCTGTCCGGCCGGACGCCACCGGGAACCGTGCGCACCCTGCCCGTCGCACTGAACGTCAGGGCATCGACCCGCGCTTAGCGATGCCGACGAGGCCGGTGAGGGTGGCGAACGGCTCGCTCACGCGGCATCCCCCGTTCCAGCCGGGCCAGGGTCGCGCGGCCGCGTGCGACGATCTCGGGATCGTGGTGGGGGACACCCCAGGAGATGGCGCTCACGGCATCGAGCGCGGCCAGACACCGAAGGGAGCGCTCCACCTTGTCGGTGAGCTCGCGGCCGTAGCCCTCGAAGAACGCGGCGCGCAGGTCGGGCCGGCCCACCCACGGGCCGCAGGCGAGGCGGACGATGTCGAAGACCACGGCATGCGGCCGGGCCCGCTCCAGATCGACCACCGCCGGCGTGCCGGGCCCGGTGTCGAACAGCCAATTGCGTTTCTTTCTCCAGGCTGTCCGGAGTTGTCGTCTGCCTTGCTCATGGATCTTCTGGGGGAGAAGTGTCGGATCGTTGGGGTGTCGCGTTCTACGACTTCCTGAAGCCGCCGCCGGGTCTGGGCGGGGGTGTGCTGGAGGGGGCCAGTCCGGGCAAGATCTCGGTGCCGGGCGCCGCCGGCGGAAGGGGAATTCGGCCGTCGAGCTCCCGTCGGCGGCAGGTGAAGCGGATGCTTCGGGTGCCCTTCGAGCAGTGGCGTGACGTCGGTTTGAGTGGCTACGGCTTCGACGGTGCGCGGCGGGCCGGATGGCGCGGACGGAACGAGGATCGCGACGTGGCGTTCGTCGACGGCCTGTACGGCACCGGGCTGCGTCTTCAGGAGTGGGGCAGCGTCCTTGACGTGGAGGCTGCTGCGCTCTTCGACTGCGCGTCTTTTCGCGGGCCTGGCTGGCGGCAGCGTGCCTGAAGGGGGGCGAAGGAGGGTCGGTGGTATCGGATTCCGCGAGCGGTGCTGCGTGAAGTCGAGGGTTACGCCGATCCATTGGAAGGCTCGCGGACGGAGGTGATACGCAGGGCCCGGCGTCGGGGCAGCTACGAGCGGCTCGCGTACCTGCGGGTGGTCAGCGGCTACAACACCCGAAGCCGTGTGTTGTATGTGGAGGGCGGCGGCTCGCTGTCGGTTGGCGTTCTGAGCCCCGATGAGAGGCGTCTGCTGTTCCGTCGGGCCGCATCCGGACTCCAACCGCTGGCGGTGTGGCTGTCGCCGAACGGACTGCCGAAGAAGGTGAAGGGCTGGGAGGGACACGTGGTACGCGCTGTCGCTTTTGATGGGGCACGCGGACCCGTCCACGACGCGTGACACATATCTGGAACCGTTCACCGCGCTCCAGGTCGACTACCTGATGGAGTTGCTGGACGGCGACGAGGCCAAGGGCATCGAAGTGTTGATCCGTACCGTGGCCGAGCGGGGCGGGCGGACGCTGACGGGTATCGCCCGTCCTGGCGTCCAGCCGGCGGCTGCGGGACGCGCATGAGCGCCGAGGGTGGGCATGCCCGGCGCGACGCCCTGCCGCCGTACATGCGGACCTGCCAGTGCCACGAACGAGGCTGCTCTTGGCATCCATGTCACCGCGGCTGCGCAGGGCCTGCTGCATGAAGGCCCGCCGCGACGTGCACGACGCGGGGACCCGGCTGTGAAACTGGGCGATCAACGGTACTTGGGAGCGGGTGTTCACCGCCCTGCTCGCCCAGGCCGACGCTGGAGATGCCCGCCGGCCCTGACCGGCAGGCACCGCAGAGTCCCAGGACGGCGGCGCCCTCCCCCGGGAGACGGCGCCGTCCCAGCGCAGCGAGTGGCAGCCACGCCGGGACTGGCAGAGGATGAGAGCGCTGCTCCCGCGCCGTGCCGCTAAGGAGGCCCGGACATGCGCTGGTGGTCGTCGCTGATCACGACAGGACGGGACGGGCTACTCATCCAGCGGGCATTCGCCGCCCCCTCGGCGATCGCACGGGCCGTACTGGCCGTGCTGCTCGCCACGGTCCTAGGCCGGCTGCTGGACGACCCGGTCGCCGGGGCCATGACCAGCGTCGGTGCGTTCATCTGCGGCATCGGTACGTTGCTGAGCCCGCTGCGCCACCCTGCGGTGAACGCGCTCGGGATGTCCGCGGCCTTCAGCGGAATGGCGGTGCTGGGCGCCACGGTGCACGGCACCACCTGGCTGTTCCTGCTGTTGCTCGCGGTCACGGCGTTCGCCGCCGGGCTGTGGTGGACGCTGGGCGTCGCGCCCGGCATCCGGGGTTGCCTCGCGGTCATCGGGCTGATGATCACGGCCGATCTCGCTCCCGACGTACATGGCGGACTGGTGATGGCCGGATGGATCGCGGTCGGGACCGGACTCACCGTTGTGGCGCAGCTGCTCCCGCCGTACGGTCCGCGGTTCGCCGCGCAGCGCCGTGCCCTCGCGGCCCTGTACCAGGCGCTCGCCGAGGCCTCGGTCGCGGCCGACTCCGCCGCCTTGGACCGGTCCGCTCCGTTCACGGCGGCCCGGCAGGCCCTGGACCTGCTGCCGCAGTTCAGCCGACCGGCGGCGGCGGCCATGTTCGGTCTGCTGGGAGAGGCCGAGCGCATCGGCAGAGCACTGCAGACCGTACGAGTGACGGTGTACGTGGCGGCAGCGGCAGGGAACCAGGAGGCACGGGACGGCACCGCGCAAGTGCTGGGCAACATCTCCCGTACGGTGGCCTCCGGCCGCGAGAACCGTACCCCCGAGGAGGTCTGGACCCTCCTGGAGTCGTGGGCGGCCGTCTCGCCCGTGCACGGCCCGTGCGACCTGGCCGCGCGGCTGCGGCTGGCCGAGCAACTGGCCCAGCGCTCGACCGAGGACCACCTCGGCGATGTACTGGAACCCCACACCGAGGTGCCGGGCCTGTACGCGGGCACACCCTCCGTGGCCCGCACCGCCCGGCGGATCCGGGCGCAGCTGCGTCCCCAGTCGCCGATCTTCCGCCATGCGGTGCGGCTCGCGGTGGGCGTGGTGCTCGCCGAGGTCATCGGCCGGTCGATCGGCGGGTGGGGCGGGCTGGGCATCTCCGCGCATGGCTTCTGGGTGGCCCTGACCACCATGCTGGTGCTCTTCCCCGGGTACGGGCACACTATCGCCCGCGGCTGGGGACGGGCGGCTGGGGCCGTGCTGGGCGGTCTCTTCGCCTGGGTGTTGTCCCTGCCGCACTGGTCGCCCACCGGCCTCGCGGTCGCGTCGGTGGTGCTGGCCGCGGCGTCGTTCGTGACCCTGCGGACCGGGCAGCTGATGCTCAACCTGTGGCTGACCACCTGGATCGTCTTCCTGATCCACCATGTCGGCGGGCTGCCCGGGCCCACTGCCTGGGCGCGCGCCGCCGACACGGTGGTCGGCGCCGCGCTCGCCGTACTCATCTTCCTGGTGTGGCCGACCTGGTCCAGCCGGCGGCTGCCGGGCCTGCTCGCGGAGTGGCTGCGGGTACAGGACCGGCTGCTCCCCGAGCTGCTGACCGGCTACGCCGACGTCGGGGCGACCGACCTGGCCGCCATCGACGAACTGCGGGCGCGGTCACGGCAGGTCAGGGAGCATCTGGAGATCTCGGTGGAGCAGGCGCACGCCGAGCCGGCCGAGCACCGCGGCCCCTGGTCGAGTGCGCAGCTGGAGCAGATCAGGACCCAGGTGTCCGCGGTCGCCGGATGTGCCACGCTGCTGGGCGAACACCTGCCGCGTACTGCGCAGGACGTCGTGCCGGAGCTGACCGAACTGGCCGATCCGCTGCACGAACACCTCGCCGCCCTGGCCCGTGCCGCCGCCGGAGCCGAGACGGTGGCCCCGGGGGCACTGCGGTCGGTGTTCGACTCCTTCATCGCCCGCTCCGGCCTGCTGGCTGCGGCGTCCGACGGCTCCGGCAGCGCCGCGACCAGCCGCGCCGTCGACCTGAGCACCGCAAGCATCGACGCCGTCGAGGCTCTTACCGCCACCATTGCCTCCCGCCACCGCCCCCGTCGCCACGCAGCAGCCTGAAATTCCGCAGGGGCGCCGTCCGCCCGACCGTGAGTCTCCCTGCCGGGGGTGAGGTGCGAAGCCGGGCAGGCCCCGGTGATTGACGCCAGTGCACGGGCGGTGCGACGCGGTCCGGATACGCAGATCCTCATGGCGCCGCGCCACCGCGAGGCGCGGCGCGAGACGCCTGGATCCCCGCTGCGGCCTGATCACCGGGTTGGTCCGACTCCTGCGGTGCAGGGCAGGGGTAGTCGTTTC is a window of Streptomyces sp. NBC_00271 DNA encoding:
- a CDS encoding SHOCT domain-containing protein, with translation MRFAHQSKKAIGMMWYDGGWGWGGWIFMAIFIVLFWALVIAGIVALVRYLTGSHHGHQVGLPSSGNSGWGGRRAEDLLSERFARGEIEEDEYKRRLALLREHR
- a CDS encoding sulfocyanin-like copper-binding protein, yielding MTAKRRRRVWLTVAGALAALVLGLATTATLATTGALRHAAPAGWATSGARCSPPALSGHLADVTVGDMMGAMMGGPHGHTPSAGPGQHGMGMMWLRATPSTVPAGTVSLRVFNAGALTHEVVVLPLPAGQAVGERPIGAKGRIAETGSLGEASRTCAAGEGDGITSGAMAWTTLTLQPGRYELVCNLRGHYAAGMYSELSVTR
- a CDS encoding aminotransferase, producing MGIPSADWLVRPIGPVDEAEVSAVLAERFGVTGTVHDLGSQQDRNYRVRTETGDYVLKIANPASDPAALRAQCAAVERLSDAMSGLRLPRAHAGVDGEVVQRLGAGGVDLVCRLLDYVPGEPIMDSRYLAPPVVARLGELAGRVVAGLADFAGVEQERPLLWDLRNALTVVETLAPHLPDQERAARVLRASRAAHTLLEPFVDRLPVQVIHGDVTDNNVVCEPAPDGRRMPVGVIDFGDLGLGWTVAELAVTCASVLHHHGAGPASVLPAVHAFHMVRPLANEEVDALWPLVVLRTSVMVVSGQYDTLLDPGNSYASVALDREWAMFDAAVSVPAEVMTAQLRHALGRPSAQLLPVAEHTLLPGLPDDVASLDLSVSSEELHTGRWLAPDAETALARAALTAGHKAVRTRHGEFRLTRTTVDDSVPAATCALGVELHLAGPAEIRAPWAGTVTRHGDTGVTLHTGGLDLLLDGVDAEVQPGPVVSGQQLGTVAAHGGVRVLGVQLFRPCATGGRPPRFAPPELAAGWLEVCPDPTRLFLAPDAPDAPDAPDAPSSAPDGVPFSARDAQQAVTEAELLERREHSFATVQEHYFETPPQIERGWRHHLVDTRGRGYLDMLNNVTILGHGHPGLGEAVHRQWQRLNTNSRFHYASVVELSERLTGLLPAELDTVFLVNSGSEAVDLALRLAWAATGRQDVVAVEEAYHGWTYASDAVSTSIADNPNALASRPPWVHTVAAPNSYRGRHRGPQSRRYAPEAAARIRELAVQGRPLAAFVCEPYYGNAGGMALPDGYLRQVYEATRDVGGLCVADEVQVGYGRLGSHFWGFEQQGVVPDIVTVAKAMGNGHPLGAVITRREIADAYRTQGYFFSSAGGSPVSSVVGLTVLDALRDEDLQTNAREIGAHLKDRLLELAERHALIGAVHGSGLYLGVEFVRDRESLEPATEETAAICDRLRELGVIVQPTSDRQCVLKIKPPLCLTRRSADVFADALDDVLTHGW
- a CDS encoding LacI family DNA-binding transcriptional regulator; this encodes MPTPGSAAVPAPRPGTPATIADVARAAAVSKTTASDALRGHGRVSGPTRDAVLEAARRLGYAPNRSARSLRTSVTDTVALYFPEFLTSAEYSMAFVFGVVERAAGAGLNVTLLSSGHLPQHGTAPPQVDGLVLCDPAPEDPVVRHLMNTGLPVVTAERYAGDEQPTGVVRSDHEASMTELLDHLRDSGARRPALIASEATSDWSLTLQRTHARWCADHGVPLVLRKAPVGATPEVLRGIARDLLAQEPGTDAVVCAPDGAAAAVLPELRAAGRTVGGDLLLASCVDCSAMRTAEPAITAIDLRPRSMGAECARLLCEILSGRTPPGTVRTLPVALNVRASTRA
- a CDS encoding FUSC family protein, which codes for MRWWSSLITTGRDGLLIQRAFAAPSAIARAVLAVLLATVLGRLLDDPVAGAMTSVGAFICGIGTLLSPLRHPAVNALGMSAAFSGMAVLGATVHGTTWLFLLLLAVTAFAAGLWWTLGVAPGIRGCLAVIGLMITADLAPDVHGGLVMAGWIAVGTGLTVVAQLLPPYGPRFAAQRRALAALYQALAEASVAADSAALDRSAPFTAARQALDLLPQFSRPAAAAMFGLLGEAERIGRALQTVRVTVYVAAAAGNQEARDGTAQVLGNISRTVASGRENRTPEEVWTLLESWAAVSPVHGPCDLAARLRLAEQLAQRSTEDHLGDVLEPHTEVPGLYAGTPSVARTARRIRAQLRPQSPIFRHAVRLAVGVVLAEVIGRSIGGWGGLGISAHGFWVALTTMLVLFPGYGHTIARGWGRAAGAVLGGLFAWVLSLPHWSPTGLAVASVVLAAASFVTLRTGQLMLNLWLTTWIVFLIHHVGGLPGPTAWARAADTVVGAALAVLIFLVWPTWSSRRLPGLLAEWLRVQDRLLPELLTGYADVGATDLAAIDELRARSRQVREHLEISVEQAHAEPAEHRGPWSSAQLEQIRTQVSAVAGCATLLGEHLPRTAQDVVPELTELADPLHEHLAALARAAAGAETVAPGALRSVFDSFIARSGLLAAASDGSGSAATSRAVDLSTASIDAVEALTATIASRHRPRRHAAA